Sequence from the Synergistaceae bacterium genome:
AGCATGGCCAGCAATCCTCCGAGAGTGGGCACCACGAGGTTCATGATTCCGTCTCCCATCTGAAAGGCGAACACCGCCGTCTGCCGCGTCATCCCGATGATGTCCGCCAGCGGTATCATGATTGGCATGGTGGCCATGGCCTGTCCGCTTCCCGAGGGAATGAAGAAGTTGATCACGCTGTGGACGACGGTCATCAGGATGCCGGAAACGATGAGCGGGACGTCCTTCAGGGGCAGCGAAAGGTAATAAACGATGCTGTCGGCGATTCTTCCCTGCTCCATCACGACCTGGATCGCCCGGGCGACGCCGACGATGATGGCGCCTCCGGTGACCACCGTCGCGCCCTGCACCATGGTGTCCGTGATTTTGTTGGGTGAAAGGCCGGCCACCAGACCGCACAGGATGGCGATCACGATGAAGACCGTCACCTGCTCGACCATGAACCACCCATAGGTCTTGGCTCCGTAGACGAAAATCAGAATCCCTGTCACGAAGATGCCGAACACGATTTTATGCATGGGCAGAATGTGGTAATCTTCCAGAGGCTTCGAAAGACTGAACCCCTCGGTGTCGATGTCCTTCGAAAGGCTTTTTTCAGGATCTTTCTTGATTCTCTTCAGATAGGCGAGGTTGTGAAACATCACGATGACGGCGGCCATGGCCATGAACAGGCCCCGCAGGGCCGCGCCGGAGAACATGGGCAGCTCCGCGATGGCGTGGGCCGTGCCCACCGTGGCGGGCTGGAAGGGATGCACCGCGAACCCCGTGCCGATTCCCCCCACCGCGATCAGCGCGCCCAGCATCATGTCGCCGCCGATGGCCATGGAAACCATTCCGGCTATGGGCACCAGGGCGATGCTGTTCTCGAACCCCACCAGCGCCCCCAGCAGCACGAAAATGATGCTCATGACGGCGACCACCAGCGTGTCGTTTTTGACGCCCAGCTTCCGGATGCTGACGCCAAGGACGTTTTCAATGGCTCCGGAGACGTAGAGAACCTTCATCATGGCCCCGGCGATGAGGATGTTCACGATGTAGATGGCGGCGGCCACCATCCCCTGGGGAAGGGATTTGAACATCGCCCAGAGCCCGACGGGAGACTGATCGACCCGGTGGAACGTCTCCGGATTGACCACCATCCGTCCGGCCTTCTCCACCCGATCGAACATCCCCGCCGGAATGACGTAGGTGAGGATGGTCATAAACACAATAATCAGAAACAACAGGACAAAAGAATTGGGCATCCACTCGTACCAGTGCGTCTTTTTGTTTTCAATTTTTCCGTTTTCCATTGCCAATACCTGCCTTCTCTGTATGTTATTTTCCCCTGCGCAGTACTTTGCCGGGGGTTTTTCCCGTGTATCCGGACTCATCCACCACCATTTCTCCGTTGACGAAGACCCAGGGGATACCTTCCGGGTAACGTTCGGGTTCGTCATAGGTGGCGGTGTCCGCGAGCCGCCGAGGGTCGAACAGGACCACGTCCGCCTGGTTCCCTTCCTTCAGAACGCCCCGATCCTTCAGCCCGAGGATTGAGGCTGGGAAGGAGGTGACCCGCCGCACTGCCTCGGGCAGCGTAAAGACGTGTTTTGTCAGAGCGAATTCCTTCAGAAACTTCGGATAGGTTCCGTAGAGGCGGGGGTGCGGCCTGCCGCCGTAGATTCCGTCGCTGCCGACGGTGGCCTGGGGATGGGACAGCACTTTTTGCAGCACTTCGTCCGACCCATAGAAGCTGATCATGGTCACCGCCAGTTTTTCCTCCGCCAGCAGATCGCAAACCGCGTCAATGGGGTTTTTGCCCTGCGCATCAGCGATGGCCTGGCAGGATTGTCCTTCCATCCAGCGGTTTTTTTCCAGTTGAACGGCGGTGACGAGGATTTTATCCCAGCCCACCGAGATTTGCCGGTTGTGCCAGACGTCCAGGCCCTTCGTGAATTCCTCGTGAATTCGGGCCCGGTACTCCGGAGCCATCAAATTTTTAATCAGGGCTTCGGTCCCCTCGTTGAAGGTCCAGACCGGCAGAACCGCCGTCAGCGTAGTGCAGCCGGCCAGGTAGGGGTAGCGGTCCCAGGTGATCTTCTGCCCGGCGGCGAGGCGCTGATCCGCCTTTTTCAGCACTTCGTCCATGACGGGCCAGTTGACCCTGCCGTAGGCCTGAAGGTGAGAGACGTGCAGACGCGCGCCGGAAGCGGCGCATATCGAGCAGACCTCGTCGAAGGACCGGGAGAGATAGTATCCCTCGTCCCTCTGATGGACCACAAAAACGCCGTCGTATTTCGCTGTCACGCGGTTCAGTTCCGTCAGTTCCTCGGAATCCGCGTAGGGACACGGAGGATAGATCAGGCCGGAGGAGAGCCCGAAAGCGCCCTCTTCCATGCCCTCCGCCACGAGACGTTTCATGGCAGCGAGCTCTTCCGGGGTCGCCTGGCGCTCATCCATGCCCATGACTTCGATGCGCACCGGGCCCTGGCTCAGCAGCACCGCCGCATTGCCGGCCAGCCCGTGGCGCTCCAGAGCGCGCAGATAATCGCCAAAGGAGCCCCAGGTCCACTTCTCCGGGGGCAGTATTCCGTTGAGGCCGCTCAGAATCTCCATCAGCAGCGGTTTGTTTTTCTCGGAAACCGGCGCGGTACCCAGTCCGTCCTGCCCCAGAAGGTCCGTCGTGACGCCCTGCCGTATTTTGGCGTCGGGGATTTCGTCCTTCAGCAGCACGAGGTCCATGTGGGTGTGCATGTCGATGAAGCCGGGACAGGCTGTCAGTCCCTCGGCATCCAGTCCGCCGCGTCCCTCGATTTTTCCGATTCTGGAGATACGCCCGTTTTCGAAGGCGAGGTCCGCGCGGAACTCCTCTTTCCCTGTGCCGTCGATCACGGTGGCGTTTCGAATCACGAAATCAGCCATGTCATCCCTCCCTGGCGGCATATCCGCCCTTTTTACCCGTTTTGTACCCGGCGGAGACGAGGGCTTCGGCCATTTTGACGGAAGCGGTCACTCCATCGACCACGGGGACGCCCAGTCGGGCGCTGAGCCGCGAGTCCAGCCCTCCCAGCCCGGCGCAGCCCAGCGCGAGAACTTCGGCCCCGTCGCGTTCCACCGCCATTGTGCCCGCCCGGTATAATTTTTCTTCCATCTCTTCGTTTCCGTTCTCGTCAATGGCCACAACTGAAGCGAGGCGTGGCTCCAGTCCGTATTTTCTGACAAGGTCCCGCTTCATGGGAACGGAGTGGGCCGTCACCTGCAAAATCGAAAAACGATGCCCGAGAGTCAGAGCCAGGAGCATGGAACACTCTCCCGCTCCCAGCACGGGTTTGTCGGTCAGTTCTCTCAGCAGGTTCAGATTCGGATCGCAGGTGCAAGCGATCACAAACGCATCCGCTCTCTCCGCCCACTCTTCTCCCAGCGCGATCATTCCCGGCGCGCAGAGCGCCTCGTCTTTATAGTTTTCAATGAAAGGGGGGGCGCCCGGCGCGCTGAAGCATTCGATTTCCGTTCCCGCCGCAGCGACGGCCGCCGCGCCCCGGCCGATCCGTTCCGTAAACACCTGATCCGTGTTGGGGTTGATGATGACGACCCGCATGGGTACGGTCCTCAGCGTCCGATCTTTTGCATCGGGACGTATTGACCAAAGCCGCGCGGAGCGCAAATTTTGCCCTCATGGAACACCGTGACGCCGCGCACCAGCGTGCGGATCACTTTGCCTTTGAACTGCCGGCCGGAAAAGGGACTTCGTTTGTTCAGGTAGAAAAGGTCCTCGTCCTTCAGGGTCCAGACCGCGTCCGGATCGATGAGCGTCAGATCGGCGTCGAAGCCGGGGGCAATTTTCCCCTTCGATCCGCCAAGTCCGAACATCTCCGCGGGTCGCGTGGAGCAAACCTGAACGAACCTCTCCCAGGTGAGGCCTCGTTTTCGCCCTTCGGTCAGCGTCACCGGGAGCAGGGTCTGAACTCCGCTGCATCCCTCGGAGACCGGCCAGAAATTGCCGTCGACCACGGTTTTTTTTGCGGGCGGGTGAGGGGAGTGGTCCGAGCTGATGCAATCGATGGTTCCGTCCAGCACGTACTTCCACATCCGCTCCATGTTCTCCCTGGGTCGCGCCGGCGGATCAAACTTGGCGACGGGCCCCAGGGTCAGGAGGTCTTCTTCGGTGAGTCCGAGGTACTGAGGGCAGGTTTCGGCGGAAATGTTGGCAGCGCCCTTTCCCCGCAGTTCCGCCAGAAGCTCCGCGCCCTCCGCTGTGCTCATGTGGGCGATGTGGACCCGGCAGTCCGGGAACACTCCAGCCAGATAGAAAACGCGGCGCACCGCCTCCAGCTCCGAGTAGACGGGATGGGAATCAAGGAAGGCCTGGGCGTCGTTTCGTCCTTCGGCTTTGAATTTGTCCACCAGTACCTGGATCAGGGTGTCGTTCTCCGCGTGAACCGAGATGAGTCCCCCCGTTCGGGAAATGACTTTCATGCCCTCCACAAGGGTTCCGTCGTCGGTCATGGGGTAGTTGGAGCACCGGCAGGTGAAGCATTTGAACGCTCTCGCTCCGGCTTCGCTCATGGGCTCAATCTGGTTCAGATAACCGCCCACCAGGCCTCCGTAAAGAGCGTAGTCCGTAACGGACTCCCGTCCCGACGTGGCGATTTTTTTCTTCAGCTCCTCCGGGGTCAGCGTACTGGGATTGGACAGGGGCATATCGATGAACGTGGTTATACCGCCCGCGGCGCAGGCTTCGCTCATGCACCCGAAGCTCTCCCTGTCCGGGTCGCCGTGTCCGCCGTGGGCGTGAACGTCCACCAGCCCGGGAACGACTATCAGGCCGGAGGCGTCGATAATTTCTTTCCCCTCCAGGGCAGTTCCCCGGGCAACGATGCCGGCGATCTTTCCGTCTTTCAGCCCCAAATCGCTTTCCGTGCAAGTCTCAGCGGTGACCAGCGACCCGTTTTTAATTACGAGGTCAAACGTCATTTTTTCAAAGCCCTCCTATCCTGTTGAGCCCATATTGAATATTCTATATTGTAGTCTAAAAAACATTTAATATTCTATATTATATTATAAATTTATCAAACAAATATTGAATTGAATAGTATCACATAAAATATATTTTGTCGTTTATTTTTATTTTATGGGCGTTTAAAGAATGATTTGCTGTTCCAAAACTGAAAGAAATATTCTGCTTATATAAGGAAAGGGCAAACATTGAGCAGATGTTCGATTTTTGAGAGAACCTTTTTGGAGAATCAGAGTTTTATGAAAAGAACGGCCGTCGCTCACTCCGCCGTCTTGAAATTGTAGACCGGCTCGATGCGGCCCAGGATTTCCGCCGTGG
This genomic interval carries:
- a CDS encoding TIGR00366 family protein yields the protein MENGKIENKKTHWYEWMPNSFVLLFLIIVFMTILTYVIPAGMFDRVEKAGRMVVNPETFHRVDQSPVGLWAMFKSLPQGMVAAAIYIVNILIAGAMMKVLYVSGAIENVLGVSIRKLGVKNDTLVVAVMSIIFVLLGALVGFENSIALVPIAGMVSMAIGGDMMLGALIAVGGIGTGFAVHPFQPATVGTAHAIAELPMFSGAALRGLFMAMAAVIVMFHNLAYLKRIKKDPEKSLSKDIDTEGFSLSKPLEDYHILPMHKIVFGIFVTGILIFVYGAKTYGWFMVEQVTVFIVIAILCGLVAGLSPNKITDTMVQGATVVTGGAIIVGVARAIQVVMEQGRIADSIVYYLSLPLKDVPLIVSGILMTVVHSVINFFIPSGSGQAMATMPIMIPLADIIGMTRQTAVFAFQMGDGIMNLVVPTLGGLLAMLALLRIPFGRWFRVAFPLALKLLVASWIIVVIAVLTHWGPA
- a CDS encoding D-aminoacylase, giving the protein MADFVIRNATVIDGTGKEEFRADLAFENGRISRIGKIEGRGGLDAEGLTACPGFIDMHTHMDLVLLKDEIPDAKIRQGVTTDLLGQDGLGTAPVSEKNKPLLMEILSGLNGILPPEKWTWGSFGDYLRALERHGLAGNAAVLLSQGPVRIEVMGMDERQATPEELAAMKRLVAEGMEEGAFGLSSGLIYPPCPYADSEELTELNRVTAKYDGVFVVHQRDEGYYLSRSFDEVCSICAASGARLHVSHLQAYGRVNWPVMDEVLKKADQRLAAGQKITWDRYPYLAGCTTLTAVLPVWTFNEGTEALIKNLMAPEYRARIHEEFTKGLDVWHNRQISVGWDKILVTAVQLEKNRWMEGQSCQAIADAQGKNPIDAVCDLLAEEKLAVTMISFYGSDEVLQKVLSHPQATVGSDGIYGGRPHPRLYGTYPKFLKEFALTKHVFTLPEAVRRVTSFPASILGLKDRGVLKEGNQADVVLFDPRRLADTATYDEPERYPEGIPWVFVNGEMVVDESGYTGKTPGKVLRRGK
- a CDS encoding aspartate/glutamate racemase family protein; translated protein: MRVVIINPNTDQVFTERIGRGAAAVAAAGTEIECFSAPGAPPFIENYKDEALCAPGMIALGEEWAERADAFVIACTCDPNLNLLRELTDKPVLGAGECSMLLALTLGHRFSILQVTAHSVPMKRDLVRKYGLEPRLASVVAIDENGNEEMEEKLYRAGTMAVERDGAEVLALGCAGLGGLDSRLSARLGVPVVDGVTASVKMAEALVSAGYKTGKKGGYAAREG
- the allB gene encoding allantoinase AllB, translated to MTFDLVIKNGSLVTAETCTESDLGLKDGKIAGIVARGTALEGKEIIDASGLIVVPGLVDVHAHGGHGDPDRESFGCMSEACAAGGITTFIDMPLSNPSTLTPEELKKKIATSGRESVTDYALYGGLVGGYLNQIEPMSEAGARAFKCFTCRCSNYPMTDDGTLVEGMKVISRTGGLISVHAENDTLIQVLVDKFKAEGRNDAQAFLDSHPVYSELEAVRRVFYLAGVFPDCRVHIAHMSTAEGAELLAELRGKGAANISAETCPQYLGLTEEDLLTLGPVAKFDPPARPRENMERMWKYVLDGTIDCISSDHSPHPPAKKTVVDGNFWPVSEGCSGVQTLLPVTLTEGRKRGLTWERFVQVCSTRPAEMFGLGGSKGKIAPGFDADLTLIDPDAVWTLKDEDLFYLNKRSPFSGRQFKGKVIRTLVRGVTVFHEGKICAPRGFGQYVPMQKIGR